From the Peromyscus leucopus breed LL Stock chromosome 8b, UCI_PerLeu_2.1, whole genome shotgun sequence genome, one window contains:
- the LOC114681515 gene encoding olfactory receptor 2Y1-like, with protein sequence MESSNTSSEEGFILVGFSDWPQLEPIFFASISIFYSLTLFGNTLIIILSRLDLRLHTPMYYFLSHLSFLDLCYTASTVPQLLVNLSGLDRTISFGRCVAQLCIALSLGGTECVLLVTMAIDRYAAVCRPLHYTTIMHPLLCRALAVFSWVGGLVNSLIQTSLVMAMPLCGHQLNHFFCELPVLLKLVCEDTGGTEANLFVARVIILVCPLVLILGSYAHIAKAVLNIKSMAGRRKAFGTCTSHLIVVAMFFGSAISTYLQPVHKYSEGEGKFVALFYTIITPMLNPLIYTLRNKDVKGALRKVLGKGTDSR encoded by the coding sequence ATGGAAAGCTCAAACACCagttcagaagagggcttcaTTTTGGTGGGcttctcagactggcctcaactaGAACCTATCTTCTTTGCCTCCATTTCTATTTTCTACTCTCTGACTCTCTTTGGCAACACCCTGATCATCATCCTGTCACGACTGGACCTTCGCctacacacacccatgtactaCTTTCTCAGCCACCTCTCCTTCCTGGACCTCTGCTACACTGCCAGCACTGTGCCCCAGCTTCTGGTCAACCTCTCTGGACTTGACAGGACCATCAGCTTTGGAAGGTGTGTGGCCCAGCTCTGCATAGCGCTCTCGCTGGGAGGAACTGAGTGTGTGCTTTTGGTGACAATGGCTATAGACCGCTATGCCGCCGTGTGTCGCCCACTCCATTATACAACCATTATGCACCCCCTTCTCTGCAGGGCATTGGCTGTATTCTCCTGGGTGGGAGGACTCGTGAACTCTCTGATCCAGACAAGCCTCGTGATGGCCATGCCCCTCTGTGGACACCAACTGAACCACTTCTTCTGTGAGCTGCCTGTTCTCCTGAAGTTGGTCTGTGAGGACACAGGAGGAACAGAGGCCAACTTGTTTGTAGCCAGGGTCATTATCTTAGTCTGTCCTTTAGTGCTAATTCTAGGCTCCTATGCCCACATTGCCAAGGCAGTCCTGAACATCAAGTCAATGGCAGGTCGCAGAAAGGCTTTTGGGACGTGTACATCTCACCTCATTGTGGTTGCCATGTTTTTTGGCTCAGCCATCTCCACATATCTCCAACCTGTCCACAAGTATTCTGAAGGTGAGGGAAAATTTGTTGCCCTTTTTTATACTATCATCACCCCCATGCTCAACCCTCTGATTTATACCCTCAGGAACAAGGATGTGAAGGGGGCTCTGAGGAAGGTACTGGGGAAAGGCACAGATTCCAGgtag